The following proteins come from a genomic window of Micromonas commoda chromosome 2, complete sequence:
- a CDS encoding presenilin ER Ca2+ leak channel family (Presenilin calcium ion leak channel), with protein sequence MGPPMFAPSRRPGAPPELLDTGEEIIAIVTPVSICMLIVVFLVLMLRVDNPNTMQMQGGIAMAAYQEEESDSNSDKLAGAIENSLVFVAFITAATFLIFFLFKYNYTRCLWAYMGFSGLLIFGVLGAAIGYELIQTLMIPLDILTYSLCVYNVSIVGVLAVFFWPSPLAMRQGYLIAIAAIVAFYFTRIPEWTTWTLLIAMAVYDLYAVLTPGGPLRVIVELAEERNEEIPALVYEARPIRRPVRVNRGGAGGGGDDSESAPLVSRGYGASGDLLGSNALIDPESNAPEYVDPVLGGKLFALPDSIKLGLGDFIFYSVLVARAALYDTFVATSCFLAVLQGLVGTLFLLGVYERALPALPISIAFGVLAYFGSRYALEPVAMEFASQLVFPM encoded by the exons ATGGGTCCACCCATGTTTGCTCCCAGTAGGAGGCCGGGCGCCCCCCCTGAACTGCTGGACACCGGCGAGGAGATCATCGCCATCGTCACGCCCGTGTCCATTTGCATGCTCATCGTGGTGTTTTTGGTCCTGATGCTCAGAGTGGACAACCCGAACACGATGCAGATGCAGGGAGGCATAGCCATGGCCGCGTATCAGGAGGAG GAGTCTGACTCGAACAGCGACAAGCTGGCGGGCGCCATTGAGAATTCCCTCGTGTTCGTCGCCttcatcaccgccgccactTTCCTGATATTCTTCCTGTTCAAGTACAACTACACGAGGTGCCTGTGGGCGTACATGGGATTCAGCGGCTTGCTGATATTCGGCGTGCTCGGGGCTGCCATCGGTTACGAGCTCATCCAGACGCTCATGATACCCCTGGACATCCTCACGTACTCCCTCTGCGTGTACAACGTCAGCATCGTCGGTGTGCTCGCGGTGTTCTTCTGGCCCTCCCCGCTCGCGATGCGTCAGGGGTACctcatcgccatcgcggccatCGTCGCGTTTTATTTCACCAGGATCCCCGAGTGGACCACGTGGACTCTGTTGATCGCGATGGCCGTTTACGACCTGTACGCGGTGCTCACGCCGGGCGGGCCCCTGCGCGTgatcgtcgagctcgcggaggaacgGAACGAGGAGATCCCCGCGCTGGTGTACGAGGCGAGGCCGATACGGAGGCCGGTGCGGGTGAacaggggcggcgcgggtggcg GGGGGGACGATTCCGAGTCGGCTCCGCTGGTTTCCCGCGGGtacggcgcgtcgggggatCTGCTCGGGAGTAACGCTCTGATTGATCCGGAGAGTAACGCTCCGGAGTACGTGGACCCGGTGCTGGGCGGGAAGCTGTTCGCGCTCCCGGACTCCATCaagctcgggctcggggacTTCATCTTCTACTCGGTGCTcgtggcgagggcggcgttgTACGACACATTCGTCGCCACGTCGTGTTTCCTCGCCGTGCTCCAGGGTTTAGTGGGCACGCTGTTCCTGCTGGGAGTGTACGAGCGGGCGCTGCCGGCGCTGCCGATATCGATCGCGTTCGGTGTCTTGGCGTACTTCGGGTCGAGgtacgcgctcgagccggtCGCCATGGAGTTCGCCAGCCAACTCGTCTTCCCGATGTGA